A genomic window from candidate division WOR-3 bacterium includes:
- a CDS encoding GIY-YIG nuclease family protein produces the protein MDSQNSIRHKKSYILFINNSKTQKIYIGKLGGLKFCKGYYSYLGSAKKNIFQRIKRHLSKDKKIFWHIDYFLTNKSIKIKEIWIGSSRECKMAQQFLKHGFQYINRFGSSDCGCPSHLFILDKNMIRIKNILKKNGFEKFNA, from the coding sequence GTGGACAGTCAAAATAGCATAAGACATAAAAAGAGTTATATCCTGTTTATAAACAATTCAAAAACTCAAAAAATTTATATAGGCAAACTTGGTGGATTGAAATTTTGTAAAGGTTATTATAGCTATCTTGGTTCGGCGAAGAAAAATATTTTTCAAAGAATAAAAAGACATCTGTCAAAAGATAAAAAAATTTTCTGGCATATTGATTATTTTTTAACGAATAAAAGTATAAAGATAAAAGAAATCTGGATTGGTTCAAGTCGTGAGTGTAAAATGGCACAACAGTTTCTTAAACATGGTTTTCAATATATTAACCGATTTGGTAGTTCTGATTGTGGGTGCCCCTCCCATTTATTTATTCTTGATAAAAATATGATTAGAATCAAAAACATTTTGAAAAAAAATGGATTTGAAAAATTCAACGCTTAA
- a CDS encoding potassium/proton antiporter, producing MFSLEILLLIVSILIILCILIFKFFDYLGIPVLLLFLGIGILAGAEGIGRINFDDARLAQSIGIVALVFILFAGGLDTNWNQVKPIFKHAIVLSTFGVFATAILVGFFASFVLKIPILYCIMLGSIVSSTDAPAVFSILRSKNVKLKGTLKPLLELESGSNDPMAIFLTIASIQLINSSANNPLQIMTFFILQMGLGAVIGLTFGKLVVFILNRLRLFYEGLYPVFCLASAFLIYGITYLLNGSGFLAVYLAGIVIGNSQIVKKKSLLRFFDGLAWLSQITMFLTLGLLVYPSHLLPVTGAGILLSIFLMFVARPISVFLSLFLSKYSLRERLFVAWVGLRGAVPIILATFPLLAGIHNSELIFNLVFFIVLTSALFQGWSIPVVSRILGLCAPLENKSISPIEFEPPPGVDTELIELIVPFESEVVNKPIVEIGFPQDCLIVLIVRGENFIVPSGGTILEPGDTLLFLANKNSLKKINEILHKWKGTSKKDD from the coding sequence ATGTTTTCATTAGAGATATTATTGCTGATTGTTTCAATATTAATAATCCTATGTATTTTGATATTCAAATTTTTTGATTATCTTGGCATACCCGTGTTGCTGCTATTTTTGGGCATAGGAATACTCGCCGGTGCCGAGGGTATAGGTAGAATAAATTTTGATGACGCCAGATTGGCACAATCTATAGGTATTGTTGCATTAGTCTTCATATTATTTGCGGGTGGATTGGATACAAATTGGAACCAGGTAAAACCGATTTTTAAACATGCAATAGTACTTTCTACATTTGGAGTTTTTGCCACCGCAATTCTTGTTGGCTTTTTTGCTTCGTTCGTGCTGAAAATACCAATTTTGTATTGCATTATGCTCGGCTCAATTGTTTCATCCACGGATGCTCCTGCTGTCTTTTCCATATTGCGCTCAAAGAATGTAAAACTAAAAGGGACGCTAAAACCCTTACTGGAGTTAGAATCCGGAAGCAATGACCCAATGGCAATTTTCTTGACCATCGCAAGTATTCAGTTGATTAATTCATCTGCTAATAATCCACTACAGATAATGACTTTTTTTATACTCCAAATGGGATTAGGTGCAGTGATAGGTTTGACTTTCGGGAAATTAGTCGTTTTTATTCTAAATAGACTCAGGCTTTTTTACGAAGGATTATATCCTGTTTTCTGTCTTGCTTCAGCATTTTTGATATATGGTATAACTTATCTTTTGAATGGAAGCGGATTCCTCGCTGTGTATCTTGCCGGTATAGTTATCGGTAATTCACAGATTGTTAAGAAAAAGAGTCTTTTGAGATTTTTTGATGGACTTGCCTGGCTCAGCCAGATAACAATGTTTTTGACCCTTGGATTGCTTGTCTATCCTTCACATTTATTACCGGTTACGGGAGCGGGGATTTTATTATCAATTTTTTTAATGTTTGTTGCCCGACCGATAAGCGTTTTTCTATCACTGTTTCTGAGTAAATATAGTTTACGAGAGCGATTATTTGTGGCCTGGGTCGGACTGCGTGGAGCAGTTCCTATAATTCTTGCTACATTCCCGCTGCTTGCAGGAATTCATAATTCCGAGTTAATTTTCAATCTTGTTTTCTTTATTGTCCTTACTTCAGCGTTATTCCAGGGTTGGTCTATTCCTGTTGTCTCAAGAATTTTGGGATTATGTGCGCCATTGGAGAACAAAAGTATTTCACCAATTGAATTTGAACCACCGCCTGGTGTGGACACTGAATTAATAGAATTGATCGTACCTTTTGAGTCTGAAGTAGTAAACAAACCAATAGTAGAAATTGGTTTTCCCCAGGATTGTCTTATTGTTCTCATTGTTCGGGGTGAAAATTTTATTGTGCCAAGTGGTGGCACTATTTTAGAACCTGGGGATACATTGCTATTTCTTGCTAACAAAAATAGTTTGAAAAAAATAAACGAAATACTACATAAATGGAAGGGAACGAGTAAAAAAGACGATTAA
- a CDS encoding septal ring lytic transglycosylase RlpA family protein, which translates to MNVIYFLLSCCLTGQPQTKFVEIGMASYYSDSFHGKKTASGEIYDKWDYTCAHRTLPFGTKLKVINLENKKSVVVKVNDRGPQKRDRIVDLSYAAARDIDMITKGIVKVKIEIIR; encoded by the coding sequence ATGAATGTTATTTATTTTCTTCTTTCCTGCTGCCTTACTGGACAGCCACAGACGAAATTCGTTGAAATTGGAATGGCAAGTTATTACAGTGATTCTTTTCATGGAAAAAAAACAGCATCGGGAGAAATTTACGATAAATGGGACTATACCTGTGCACACAGAACGCTCCCTTTTGGTACAAAACTGAAGGTCATTAATTTAGAAAATAAAAAGAGCGTAGTTGTAAAAGTCAATGATAGAGGTCCCCAGAAACGGGATAGAATTGTTGACCTATCTTACGCTGCCGCGCGGGACATAGATATGATAACAAAGGGTATTGTTAAAGTCAAAATAGAGATTATCAGATGA
- the mgtE gene encoding magnesium transporter, whose translation MPKFKYSPLVKLVMPEIKEAINEKNWHVLKDFISTWEPVDIIELFKELNPNDMLIIFLLLPTKLQSAIFAKFDANAQENILKSLNEQQVKQILSEIKPDDRTELFEELPPDLIRKLLDILSLEDRKEVLQLLAYPKDSVGRLLTPDYVAVKPTWTIIETMEYIRKYGKDAETINVVYVVDDSGKLLDDIPIRKLILAEPNQTIESLMDHNYVSINAYADQEEAAKVMQKYDLISLPVTNAEGQLLGIVTIDDIIDVLQEEQTEDFTKISAIATKPIKVDFITKIKEVPLQKLYRSRVTWLLALLLMDLITGGIIQGFQETIARYVVLVTFLPVLVDTAGNAGSQSATLVIRAMALGTIQMRDWLKLLIRELFVAGALGITMGLGISFMGILRGRNLTVASVVVIAMIVNVIVGSLIGILLPFIFTRFKKDPATASTPLITTLADIIGTGIYLGIAYLMLH comes from the coding sequence ATGCCAAAATTTAAATATAGTCCACTGGTTAAATTGGTAATGCCAGAAATTAAAGAAGCAATCAATGAGAAAAACTGGCATGTTTTAAAAGATTTTATTTCCACTTGGGAACCAGTAGATATCATTGAGCTATTTAAAGAACTTAATCCCAATGATATGCTTATAATCTTCTTACTCCTTCCAACAAAATTACAATCAGCAATATTTGCCAAATTTGATGCTAATGCTCAGGAAAATATTCTTAAAAGTCTAAACGAGCAGCAGGTCAAACAGATTCTTTCTGAAATCAAACCCGATGATAGAACCGAATTGTTTGAAGAGTTGCCGCCGGATTTAATCCGTAAATTGCTTGATATTCTATCATTAGAGGATAGGAAAGAAGTTCTTCAGTTGCTCGCATATCCCAAAGATAGTGTGGGTAGGTTACTAACCCCTGATTATGTGGCGGTAAAACCTACGTGGACAATAATCGAGACTATGGAGTACATCCGCAAATATGGCAAAGATGCAGAGACCATTAATGTAGTTTATGTGGTGGATGATAGTGGCAAATTACTTGATGATATTCCAATAAGAAAATTGATACTTGCTGAACCAAATCAGACAATTGAATCATTAATGGATCACAATTATGTTTCTATAAATGCCTATGCGGATCAGGAAGAGGCAGCGAAGGTGATGCAAAAATATGATTTGATATCTCTGCCGGTTACAAATGCTGAAGGGCAACTATTGGGAATTGTTACCATTGATGACATTATTGATGTATTACAGGAAGAACAGACCGAAGACTTTACAAAAATCTCGGCAATTGCTACGAAACCAATCAAAGTAGATTTTATAACAAAAATTAAAGAAGTCCCTTTACAAAAATTATACCGCAGCAGGGTGACATGGCTTCTGGCATTGTTGCTTATGGATTTGATTACCGGCGGCATAATTCAGGGGTTCCAAGAAACTATTGCCAGATATGTAGTACTTGTGACATTTTTACCAGTGCTTGTTGACACCGCAGGTAATGCTGGTTCTCAATCTGCAACTTTGGTCATAAGGGCAATGGCATTGGGAACAATTCAAATGCGAGATTGGCTTAAGCTTTTAATCAGAGAATTATTTGTTGCTGGTGCATTGGGAATCACGATGGGGCTTGGTATTTCTTTTATGGGCATTCTCCGCGGCAGGAATTTGACGGTTGCTTCTGTAGTGGTTATCGCAATGATTGTGAATGTAATCGTGGGGAGCTTAATCGGCATTTTATTACCGTTTATTTTTACCCGATTTAAAAAAGATCCAGCAACCGCAAGTACCCCGCTAATCACCACCCTTGCTGATATTATCGGCACCGGTATTTATCTGGGCATCGCCTACTTGATGCTGCATTGA
- the ispE gene encoding 4-(cytidine 5'-diphospho)-2-C-methyl-D-erythritol kinase, whose amino-acid sequence MIRINAHAKINIGLTILNKRDDGYHNIETTLSTISLSDKILLEKIEKGIELISPGLKIPVEDNLCYKAAQLFLKTYDIDEGIKITLQKNIPIGGGLGGGSSDAAGVLKGMCEVFNLNIPDEELMKLGRELGCDVPFFIKGGAAIARGVGDELKFFKLPKMLLVIYYPGYQVSTKWAYEEYNKTMLTTGMEVDNILMQKKKKNRVGLNIVNDFEKVVFKAHPDLMDVKANLLGAGAYMVSLSGSGSCLYAVVDEKNVKKNVIKYLSSIGAMYFETETI is encoded by the coding sequence ATGATTCGCATCAATGCTCATGCAAAGATAAATATAGGACTAACAATACTCAACAAGAGAGATGATGGCTATCACAATATTGAAACAACATTATCCACAATTTCGTTGAGTGATAAAATTCTGCTTGAAAAAATTGAAAAAGGAATTGAGTTAATATCTCCGGGATTGAAAATTCCTGTTGAAGACAATCTATGTTATAAAGCGGCACAGTTATTTTTAAAAACTTATGATATTGATGAGGGCATAAAGATAACACTTCAGAAAAATATTCCAATTGGTGGAGGGTTAGGTGGAGGTTCATCAGATGCAGCCGGGGTATTGAAAGGTATGTGTGAGGTCTTTAATTTGAATATTCCGGATGAAGAGTTAATGAAATTAGGCAGGGAATTAGGTTGTGATGTTCCGTTTTTTATAAAAGGTGGTGCAGCGATTGCCCGGGGTGTTGGGGATGAGTTAAAATTTTTTAAACTTCCCAAAATGCTTTTAGTAATATATTATCCTGGTTATCAAGTTTCAACAAAATGGGCATACGAAGAATATAATAAAACAATGTTGACAACAGGTATGGAAGTGGATAATATATTAATGCAAAAAAAGAAAAAAAATAGAGTTGGGCTAAATATAGTAAATGATTTTGAGAAGGTTGTTTTCAAAGCACATCCTGATTTAATGGATGTAAAGGCGAATTTATTGGGGGCTGGTGCATATATGGTTTCTTTATCTGGTAGTGGGTCTTGCCTTTATGCAGTCGTAGATGAGAAGAATGTAAAGAAAAATGTTATAAAATATTTATCCAGTATTGGCGCAATGTATTTTGAGACAGAAACGATATAG
- the tsaA gene encoding tRNA (N6-threonylcarbamoyladenosine(37)-N6)-methyltransferase TrmO, whose amino-acid sequence MDLKNSTLKPIGIVHSPYKLKSEAPHQGDETISEIEILPEFVEGLKDISGFSHLHIIYYLHQSESYSLMVITPWDEEQHGLFATRSPNRVNPIGYAVVELIKRDKNILTVKYLDAIDGTPVLDIKPYVPEIDIKKVKKTGWLGKKYGNLQPRIYEFESNLKFVAGKELILSSQNKPNIIAGCAPEFGGKKEFWSPQHLFVASIELCLATTFLWLLEKENLIIAAYRSHAVGKAHLKNKDFVFSEILIKPIITICEKNIKEKILNLIQEAGQECMISKSIICPILIEPEIEISD is encoded by the coding sequence ATGGATTTGAAAAATTCAACGCTTAAGCCGATAGGGATTGTCCACTCGCCATATAAATTAAAATCTGAAGCACCCCATCAGGGTGATGAGACAATAAGCGAAATTGAAATCTTACCTGAGTTTGTTGAAGGGCTCAAGGATATTAGTGGTTTTTCACATCTCCATATCATTTATTATCTGCACCAATCAGAATCATACAGCTTAATGGTGATAACCCCTTGGGATGAAGAACAACACGGACTTTTTGCCACCAGGTCTCCGAACCGCGTAAACCCTATCGGCTATGCAGTTGTAGAACTTATCAAGAGAGATAAAAATATATTAACAGTGAAATATCTTGATGCAATTGATGGAACACCGGTTCTGGATATCAAACCTTATGTTCCAGAAATCGACATCAAAAAGGTAAAAAAGACCGGCTGGCTTGGTAAGAAATATGGCAATCTACAGCCCAGAATTTATGAATTTGAATCAAATCTTAAATTTGTTGCGGGTAAAGAACTTATTCTGAGCAGCCAAAATAAACCAAACATCATAGCCGGCTGCGCCCCTGAATTCGGCGGTAAAAAAGAATTCTGGAGTCCTCAGCACCTTTTTGTAGCATCAATTGAACTCTGTTTGGCAACGACATTTTTATGGTTGCTTGAGAAAGAGAATCTAATTATTGCAGCATATAGAAGTCATGCAGTTGGTAAGGCGCATTTGAAAAATAAAGATTTTGTGTTTAGTGAGATTTTGATTAAACCAATTATCACCATATGTGAAAAAAATATAAAAGAAAAAATTCTCAATTTGATTCAAGAGGCAGGGCAAGAATGTATGATATCAAAATCGATTATCTGTCCCATACTCATAGAACCAGAGATAGAGATAAGTGATTAG
- a CDS encoding Mrp/NBP35 family ATP-binding protein — MKVPEEELKRLEILLEKNMTQITAKILVLSNKGGVGKSFVAVNLAAGLSKLGAKVGILDADIHGPSVAKMLGFEGRPPMMDEDGIIPFTVNSNLVAFSMASLLQDADTPVIWRGPLKMSVLKQFLAEINWGKLDYLVVDSPPGTGDEPLSVIQLIRNLTGAIIVTTPQDIALLDSRKCVHFLRQLSTPILGILENMSGFVCPHCGKEIDIFKTGGGEKAAKELGVPFLGRIPLDPHIVESTDNGKPIVAQYPDSNSAKVIMAICKEIDSIVRPSEKQGGQSK; from the coding sequence TTGAAAGTCCCAGAAGAAGAATTAAAAAGGTTAGAAATACTTTTAGAAAAAAATATGACGCAGATCACCGCGAAGATTCTTGTCCTTTCAAATAAAGGTGGTGTGGGCAAGAGTTTCGTGGCGGTAAATCTTGCTGCGGGCTTGAGTAAACTTGGAGCCAAAGTGGGAATTTTGGATGCGGATATCCATGGTCCTTCAGTTGCTAAGATGCTCGGGTTTGAAGGGAGACCGCCGATGATGGATGAAGATGGAATAATACCATTTACTGTTAATTCTAATCTCGTTGCCTTTTCAATGGCTTCATTATTGCAGGATGCAGATACACCTGTAATCTGGCGTGGTCCTTTGAAGATGAGTGTATTGAAGCAGTTCCTTGCTGAAATAAACTGGGGTAAACTTGATTATCTGGTCGTTGATTCACCACCGGGCACCGGTGATGAGCCATTATCAGTCATTCAATTAATACGCAATCTGACCGGTGCAATCATTGTGACCACACCCCAGGACATTGCCCTGCTTGATTCAAGAAAGTGTGTCCATTTTTTACGCCAACTTTCAACACCAATTTTGGGGATATTGGAAAATATGAGTGGTTTTGTGTGTCCACATTGTGGTAAAGAAATAGATATTTTCAAAACTGGTGGTGGAGAAAAGGCGGCAAAAGAATTGGGTGTGCCTTTCTTAGGTAGAATCCCACTGGACCCCCATATCGTAGAAAGTACTGATAATGGTAAACCGATTGTTGCACAATATCCCGATTCAAATTCAGCAAAAGTAATTATGGCTATATGCAAAGAAATAGACTCAATTGTGCGTCCAAGTGAGAAACAAGGTGGACAGTCAAAATAG
- the dnaN gene encoding DNA polymerase III subunit beta: protein MEFKVSRINFEKTLNSIVKLIPPKSTHTVLQNVIIDVKNNILSIEGTDLDIFIRKSIGCDVKREGKALLPGKKLLEIARESNVDELSFKLKELNLQINAGNAQFNIPALDYNEFPEIPSFPKQKWITLNISELNEMVDSTVFMVSKDVSRRAMNGVLLQIKDDNLNIVTTDGARLALYRKELKSANGELIVPPKVFDLLDVNQSEEPVDIFIEERMIGLKFSSTAIIARLIEGPYPNYESVIPKVFPGTCTIEKEILDGALKRVSLVSSPTIRSVKFDFGGDNLLLSASSPDFGEAKEEVQCIYEGEKISIWYNAGYLLEIIRRIPSNDIVFQLTSPSTASLIKPKNIDNLFYLLMPLRIDSYE, encoded by the coding sequence ATGGAATTTAAAGTCAGTAGAATTAATTTTGAGAAAACGCTTAATAGTATTGTGAAATTAATTCCACCTAAGAGTACACACACAGTTTTACAAAATGTTATTATAGATGTTAAAAATAACATTTTGAGTATAGAAGGAACAGACCTTGATATTTTTATAAGAAAATCAATAGGTTGTGATGTTAAAAGAGAAGGTAAGGCATTATTGCCAGGAAAAAAACTTCTTGAGATTGCGCGCGAATCAAATGTTGATGAATTATCATTTAAACTTAAGGAATTGAATCTTCAAATAAATGCCGGTAATGCACAATTTAATATTCCTGCACTTGATTATAACGAATTTCCTGAAATTCCATCTTTTCCTAAGCAGAAATGGATAACTTTAAATATTAGTGAATTAAATGAAATGGTAGATTCAACGGTATTTATGGTCTCAAAAGATGTGAGCAGAAGGGCAATGAATGGTGTTCTGTTGCAGATAAAAGATGATAACCTCAACATCGTTACAACCGATGGAGCACGATTGGCTTTATATAGAAAAGAATTGAAATCTGCAAATGGTGAATTAATAGTACCACCAAAGGTCTTTGATCTGCTTGATGTAAATCAATCAGAAGAACCTGTAGACATATTCATTGAAGAAAGAATGATTGGTTTGAAATTTTCTTCAACCGCAATCATTGCAAGACTCATCGAAGGTCCTTATCCAAATTATGAAAGTGTTATTCCAAAAGTCTTTCCTGGTACCTGTACAATTGAGAAAGAAATTCTGGATGGTGCTTTAAAAAGAGTTTCTCTTGTTTCAAGTCCAACCATAAGAAGTGTAAAGTTTGACTTTGGCGGCGATAATCTATTGTTATCGGCATCGTCGCCCGATTTTGGCGAAGCCAAAGAAGAGGTACAGTGTATTTACGAAGGCGAAAAGATTTCTATCTGGTATAATGCAGGGTATCTTCTTGAGATCATAAGACGTATCCCCTCAAATGATATTGTTTTCCAATTGACATCACCATCAACCGCCTCGCTGATAAAGCCCAAGAATATTGATAATTTATTTTATTTGTTAATGCCCTTAAGGATTGATTCATATGAATAG
- a CDS encoding ribose-phosphate pyrophosphokinase, which produces MLFSGNSNSELTKEIAKIINIPLSKSTVTKFADGELKVKIEENIRGQDVFIVQSTNPPAENLLELLLFLDAAKRASAERITAVIPYYGYARQDRKDEPRVPISAKLIADLLATSGAKRVLTIDLHAEQIQGFFNIPVDHLYAAPVFIDYYNEKGIENYVVVSPDAGRVNRVRAFARRLGKNVPIAIIDKRRTGPNQSNVINVIGDVKGKNAIIYDDMIDTGGTIVDAAEALSNKGVKEIYVCAVHGLFSRNAIEKIEKSPIKEVAITNTLKIAREKIVGKLKILSIAYLLAEAIKRIHHNESISSLFKEVAE; this is translated from the coding sequence ATGTTATTTTCGGGAAATTCAAATAGCGAATTGACTAAAGAAATAGCAAAGATTATTAATATTCCTTTAAGCAAGAGCACGGTAACTAAATTCGCTGATGGTGAATTGAAGGTCAAAATAGAAGAAAATATTAGAGGACAAGATGTTTTTATCGTTCAATCAACAAATCCACCCGCAGAAAATTTATTAGAACTCTTACTCTTTCTTGATGCTGCAAAGAGGGCATCGGCAGAAAGGATAACAGCAGTTATTCCATATTACGGCTATGCCCGCCAGGATCGCAAGGATGAACCAAGGGTGCCAATTTCTGCAAAGTTGATTGCGGATTTACTTGCCACGAGTGGTGCAAAAAGGGTTTTAACTATCGACCTGCATGCCGAACAAATCCAGGGATTTTTTAATATTCCAGTGGACCATCTTTATGCCGCACCTGTATTTATTGATTATTATAACGAGAAAGGCATTGAAAACTATGTAGTTGTTTCTCCAGATGCAGGAAGGGTAAATAGAGTCCGTGCCTTTGCCCGTCGCTTGGGAAAAAATGTTCCAATTGCAATAATTGATAAAAGACGGACTGGACCGAATCAGTCAAATGTTATCAATGTTATTGGGGATGTAAAGGGTAAAAACGCAATAATATATGATGATATGATTGACACAGGTGGTACAATAGTTGATGCTGCAGAGGCACTGTCCAATAAGGGAGTCAAAGAGATATATGTTTGCGCGGTTCATGGACTCTTTTCCCGAAACGCAATAGAAAAGATTGAAAAATCTCCAATAAAAGAAGTTGCAATAACCAATACGCTTAAAATTGCCCGAGAGAAGATAGTGGGGAAATTGAAGATACTTTCTATTGCCTATCTTCTTGCTGAGGCAATAAAAAGAATTCATCATAACGAATCAATAAGTTCATTATTTAAGGAGGTAGCAGAATGA
- the dnaA gene encoding chromosomal replication initiator protein DnaA, with translation MGEQAKIYWQNILAYIKERIHPQSFATWFNQSKGIEIKDDVLLVEMPTNFHIDWITMHYSKILEEAIGSVNGANMRLSFKAANQEANRPVVKKKRIILSHDVTKLQERYTFENFVVGKNNELAHAAALAVAEAPGEAYNPLFLYGGVGLGKTHLMQAIGNFIHKQHKNLNVYYTQAENIMNELIDAIQKKDQLSFKKKYRNKDILLLDDIQFIYGKERLQDEIFHTFDYLYTQGKQIVLTSDRPPKELSTLEERLTSRFQGGLVVDIQPPDLETRIAILQKKADMENVKIPNNVAYYIASRVKSNIRELEGCLIRLLAISSLSGQEINEALAEEALKDLLGNGYKVSKEKIIQVICNEFGCSHEDLKGTRRTQRLALGRQVTMYLLRNLLNLSLAEIGAFLGGKDHSTVIHAIEKINNLKEKDPEFSRLLERINSKINGG, from the coding sequence ATGGGTGAACAAGCAAAAATATATTGGCAAAACATATTAGCATATATTAAAGAGCGGATACATCCGCAGTCATTTGCCACCTGGTTTAACCAGAGTAAAGGTATTGAGATAAAGGATGATGTCTTGCTCGTTGAAATGCCGACCAATTTTCATATTGATTGGATAACGATGCATTATTCAAAAATTCTTGAAGAGGCGATTGGTTCGGTCAATGGCGCCAACATGAGACTTTCTTTCAAGGCAGCTAACCAGGAGGCAAATCGTCCTGTGGTCAAGAAGAAAAGAATAATTCTTTCGCATGATGTGACAAAACTCCAGGAAAGATATACTTTTGAAAATTTTGTCGTGGGCAAAAATAATGAACTTGCCCATGCTGCGGCGCTTGCTGTTGCCGAGGCACCTGGAGAGGCATACAATCCACTATTTTTATATGGTGGAGTAGGTTTAGGGAAGACCCATTTAATGCAGGCAATAGGCAATTTTATTCACAAGCAGCACAAAAATTTAAATGTCTATTATACCCAGGCCGAGAATATAATGAATGAATTGATTGATGCAATTCAGAAAAAAGATCAATTATCTTTTAAAAAGAAATATAGAAATAAGGATATTTTATTGCTCGACGATATTCAGTTCATTTACGGAAAAGAACGTCTTCAGGATGAAATCTTTCATACCTTTGATTATCTCTATACTCAGGGGAAACAGATTGTATTGACTTCAGACCGTCCGCCGAAAGAGCTATCTACGCTTGAAGAACGTCTTACTTCAAGATTTCAGGGAGGACTTGTTGTGGATATTCAACCCCCTGATCTTGAAACAAGGATTGCAATTCTTCAAAAGAAAGCAGATATGGAAAATGTAAAAATACCAAATAACGTCGCATATTATATTGCATCCAGAGTAAAATCAAATATCAGAGAATTAGAAGGATGTCTCATCAGACTCCTTGCCATATCATCTCTTTCGGGACAGGAAATTAATGAGGCACTTGCTGAGGAGGCATTAAAAGACCTCTTGGGGAACGGATACAAAGTGAGTAAAGAGAAGATAATTCAGGTTATCTGTAATGAATTTGGCTGCTCGCATGAAGATTTAAAAGGAACAAGACGAACCCAGAGACTTGCCCTTGGAAGACAGGTTACAATGTATCTTTTACGTAACTTACTGAATTTATCACTTGCTGAAATTGGTGCGTTTCTTGGCGGAAAAGATCACAGCACGGTGATTCATGCTATAGAAAAAATCAATAATTTAAAAGAGAAAGACCCTGAATTTTCAAGATTATTAGAGCGGATAAATTCAAAGATAAATGGTGGATAA
- a CDS encoding 50S ribosomal protein L25, with amino-acid sequence MKMELEAYIYEPQKKGDVRRMRMEGKIPGVLYGHKEKSKRIYVLKKEFEKILETLRKETVTIDLKLKEKTYSCLIKSIQHNPIDGSLLHIDFQHISKKEKIKTTIPIHLVGEAPGVKKGGLLDQHLYEVVIRCLPDHMPSHIDVDISSLDIGKTIHLKDITIPNIEFEIKPETPIVSILAPKVEKAAPTPAAAPAEGAAEEAKEEKPKEEKGKEEKPTKEVQKEKKE; translated from the coding sequence ATGAAAATGGAACTTGAAGCCTATATATATGAACCCCAGAAAAAGGGTGATGTGAGAAGAATGAGAATGGAAGGAAAGATTCCGGGTGTTTTATATGGGCACAAAGAAAAGAGCAAAAGAATTTATGTGTTAAAAAAGGAATTTGAAAAAATTCTTGAAACACTTAGAAAGGAAACAGTTACTATCGACTTAAAGTTAAAAGAAAAAACCTATTCCTGTCTTATTAAATCCATTCAGCATAATCCAATAGATGGAAGTTTATTACATATTGATTTCCAGCATATAAGCAAAAAAGAAAAGATAAAGACAACAATCCCAATACACTTAGTCGGTGAGGCACCGGGTGTAAAGAAAGGCGGTCTTCTCGACCAACACCTATATGAAGTTGTTATTCGCTGCTTGCCTGACCATATGCCTTCCCATATTGATGTGGACATTTCAAGTCTGGATATAGGAAAGACGATTCATTTAAAAGACATAACGATTCCCAATATTGAATTTGAAATAAAACCAGAGACGCCGATTGTTTCAATTCTTGCACCGAAGGTTGAAAAGGCGGCTCCGACACCAGCCGCAGCACCAGCTGAAGGAGCGGCAGAAGAAGCAAAAGAGGAAAAACCCAAAGAAGAAAAAGGTAAAGAAGAAAAACCGACAAAGGAAGTCCAGAAAGAAAAAAAGGAATAG